From Candidatus Tiamatella incendiivivens, a single genomic window includes:
- a CDS encoding DNA/RNA nuclease SfsA, with translation MVELKSAVLKGEYREAMYQDCPTIRGRKHISHLVKLSRKGYKTVTIFIAGFPSATEFKHYTGGDPLIKDALIKAINSM, from the coding sequence ATTGTAGAGTTAAAGAGCGCTGTTTTAAAAGGAGAGTATAGAGAAGCAATGTACCAAGATTGCCCTACTATTAGAGGTAGGAAACATATAAGCCATTTAGTAAAATTATCCCGCAAAGGATATAAGACTGTAACTATATTCATTGCAGGATTCCCTAGTGCTACAGAATTCAAACATTATACTGGGGGTGATCCATTAATAAAAGATGCATTAATCAAGGCAATAAATTCAATGTAA